From Eptesicus fuscus isolate TK198812 chromosome 13, DD_ASM_mEF_20220401, whole genome shotgun sequence, the proteins below share one genomic window:
- the LOC103303323 gene encoding lysosomal membrane ascorbate-dependent ferrireductase CYB561A3, producing MAEGRFYLAVLALSSLGAVCVLFTIYWMWSWHGGFAWDGSTLTFNCHPVLMVAGMVVVYSAASLVYRLPQSWVGPKLPWKIAHASLHLLAFLLTVLGLVAVFRYHNSKGIANLYSLHSWLGITTVFFFACQWLLGFAVFLLPWASLRLRGLLKPVHVFFGASILALALASVISGINEKLFFSLKNATRPYSSLPGEAVFANSTGMLVVAFGLLVLYLLQASSWKRPEVEVTTEGQPLLRERE from the exons ATGGCCGAGGGGCGGTTTTACCTGGCGGTCCTGGCGCTGTCGTCCCTGGGCGCCGTGTGCGTCCTCTTCACCATCTACTGGATGTGGAGCTGGCACGGCGGCTTCGCCTGGGATGGCAGCACCCTCACGTTCAACTGTCACCCGGTGCTCATGGTGGCCGGCATGGTGGTGGTCTACAGCGCTG CGTCGCTGGTgtaccgcctgccccagtcctggGTGGGGCCCAAGCTGCCCTGGAAAATCGCCCACGCGTCCCTGCACCTGCTGGCCTTCCTGCTGACGGTGCTGGGGCTGGTGGCCGTCTTCAGATACCACAACAGTAAGGGCATCGCCAACCTCTACTCCCTGCACAGCTGGCTGGGCATCACCACCGTGTTCTTCTTCGCCTGCCAG TGGCTCCTGGGCTTTGCCGTCTTCCTGCTGCCCTGGGCGTCCCTGCGGCTGCGCGGCCTCCTCAAGCCCGTCCACGTCTTCTTTGGCGCCTCCATCCTCGCTCTGGCCTTGGCGTCCGTCATTTCCGGCATCAATGAGAAGCTGTTCTTCAGCCT GAAGAACGCCACCAGGCCGTACTCCAGCCTGCCCGGCGAGGCGGTCTTTGCCAACAGCACCGGGATGCTGGTGGTGGCCTTCGGGCTGCTGGTGCtctacctcctgcaggcctcgtccTGGAAGCGCCCGGAGGTGGAGGTCACGACCGAAGGACAG CCCCTGTTGCGTGAAAGGGAGTGA
- the TMEM138 gene encoding transmembrane protein 138: MLQASGYSLVLSLQLLLLTYDLFVNSFSELLRSAPVIQLVLFIIQDIAILFNIIVIFLLFFNTFVFQAGLVSLLFHKFKGTIVLTAVYFALSIALHVWVMNLRWKDSNRFVWTDGLQTLFVFQRLAAVFYCYFYKRTAVRLGDPRLYQDSVWLRKEFTQVRR; this comes from the exons ATGCTGCAGGCCAGCGGCTACAGCCTCGTGCTCTCCCTGCAGCTCCTGCTGCTGACCTATGACCTCTTCGTCAATTCCTTCTCCGAGCTGCTCCGCTCGGCACCTGTCATCCAGCTGGTGCTCTTCAT CATCCAGGACATCGCGATCCTCTTCAACATCATCGTCATCTTCCTCCTGTTCTTCAACACGTTCGTCTTCCAGGCCGGCCTGGTCAGCCTCCTGTTCCACAAGTTCAAAGGCACCATCGTGCTGACCGCGGTGTACTTCGCCCTCAGCATCGCCCTGCACGTCTGGGTCATG AACTTACGCTGGAAAGACTCGAACCGCTTTGTCTGGACAGATGGACTTCAAACGCTGTTTGTGTTCCAGAGGCTAG CCGCGGTGTTCTACTGTTACTTCTACAAACGCACCGCCGTGAGACTGGGCGACCCCCGCCTCTACCAGGACTCCGTGTGGCTGCGCAAGGAGTTCACGCAAGTCCGAAGGTGA